A window of [Ruminococcus] lactaris ATCC 29176 genomic DNA:
AATTTCAGTTTTCTTGTCTTGTGCCGGAACATCAGCATCCCTGCCAATGCCCCTGTGCAGCCACCGGCAGCCGCCAAAAGCAACAGTGTTCTCTCCGGTATTCTCCACGCACGTCGCTTTGCCTTCCACTTATCAATTCCGTAGATGATCCAGGTCAACAAATTCACCACGATCAGATAA
This region includes:
- a CDS encoding DUF1294 domain-containing protein; translation: MKWLMYYLIVVNLLTWIIYGIDKWKAKRRAWRIPERTLLLLAAAGGCTGALAGMLMFRHKTRKLKFMIGVPVIFVVESIFFVYIFLKL